From Woronichinia naegeliana WA131, the proteins below share one genomic window:
- a CDS encoding ABC transporter permease subunit (The N-terminal region of this protein, as described by TIGR01726, is a three transmembrane segment that identifies a subfamily of ABC transporter permease subunits, which specificities that include histidine, arginine, glutamine, glutamate, L-cystine (sic), the opines (in Agrobacterium) octopine and nopaline, etc.) yields MNRFNPFGNLFGRWRHLVYSLLGLLLVLGLQVIPATSQTADTGKPFVVATEPTFPPFEMNDESTGTLTGFDIDLLQAIGKEAGLNIQIESLPFDGIIPALQAGTIDGAISGITITAERAQSVAFSSPYFKAGLAIAVKENNTTIQNAEALKNKKIAVQIGTTGAMEAAKIPGAKISSFDSAALALQELVNGKVDAVVNDGPVTRYAIKTAGLKGVKVVADIGTEEFYGIAMPQAKGNQLNTKQSLVNFGLFKVIESGTYNAIYDKWFAATPNPLPMVAPAIVDKVNTLATQTVQKESFFILLFRNLIRGSGITVVLTIFAVFFGLVGGTLVAIALISPIGIVRWIFRIYVEFFRGTPMLVQLFIIYFGLPGLFQEIGLEWSLDRFPAAIIALSLNVAAYLAEIIRGGIQSIDPGQWEACQSLGMSPFQTMKEVIFPQAFRRILPPLGNEFITLIKDTSLTAVIGFTELFREGQLVVATTYKAFEVYIAVAFVYLILTTLSSIAFKWLEIHLDPVGRAKKQAA; encoded by the coding sequence ATGAATCGATTTAACCCCTTTGGTAATCTGTTTGGCCGATGGCGACATCTGGTATATTCTCTGCTGGGATTACTCCTTGTTCTTGGTTTACAAGTGATTCCGGCCACGTCCCAGACAGCTGATACAGGTAAGCCCTTTGTAGTTGCCACCGAACCTACCTTTCCCCCCTTTGAGATGAATGATGAAAGCACGGGGACATTAACCGGTTTTGATATTGATTTGTTACAGGCAATTGGCAAGGAAGCTGGTTTAAATATTCAAATTGAAAGTTTGCCCTTTGATGGCATTATCCCTGCCCTACAAGCAGGCACTATTGATGGAGCCATTAGTGGTATTACGATTACCGCAGAACGGGCCCAATCTGTGGCTTTTTCCAGTCCCTATTTTAAAGCGGGTTTGGCGATCGCTGTTAAAGAGAACAATACGACGATCCAAAATGCCGAGGCGTTAAAAAATAAAAAAATTGCCGTTCAGATCGGGACAACTGGTGCAATGGAAGCGGCAAAAATACCCGGTGCAAAAATTAGTAGTTTTGATTCAGCGGCCCTAGCTCTTCAGGAATTAGTCAACGGGAAAGTCGATGCAGTGGTTAATGATGGCCCGGTTACTCGTTATGCCATTAAGACAGCCGGACTAAAGGGGGTGAAGGTCGTTGCCGATATTGGGACAGAGGAATTTTACGGCATTGCCATGCCCCAGGCGAAAGGCAATCAACTGAATACCAAGCAGTCCTTAGTCAACTTTGGTTTGTTTAAGGTGATTGAATCGGGAACCTATAACGCCATTTATGACAAGTGGTTTGCGGCAACTCCCAATCCCTTACCCATGGTGGCTCCAGCGATCGTGGATAAAGTCAACACCTTGGCCACTCAAACGGTACAGAAAGAATCCTTTTTTATTCTCCTTTTCCGTAATCTGATTCGGGGTTCTGGTATTACCGTTGTTCTCACCATTTTTGCAGTTTTCTTTGGTTTGGTTGGCGGTACACTAGTGGCGATCGCCTTAATTTCACCGATAGGAATTGTGCGCTGGATCTTCCGCATCTATGTGGAATTCTTTCGGGGAACGCCCATGCTGGTGCAACTATTCATCATCTATTTTGGTTTGCCTGGACTGTTTCAGGAAATCGGTTTAGAGTGGAGTTTAGATCGTTTTCCAGCGGCTATTATTGCCCTGAGTTTAAATGTCGCTGCCTATTTAGCAGAGATTATTCGGGGTGGTATTCAATCAATTGATCCTGGTCAATGGGAAGCCTGTCAGTCCTTGGGTATGTCACCTTTTCAAACCATGAAGGAAGTCATTTTTCCCCAAGCCTTTCGTCGCATTTTGCCCCCTTTAGGCAATGAGTTTATTACCCTGATTAAAGATACCAGTTTAACCGCCGTTATTGGTTTTACGGAACTCTTCCGAGAAGGTCAATTAGTGGTTGCCACTACCTACAAAGCTTTTGAAGTGTATATTGCAGTGGCGTTTGTCTATCTGATTTTAACGACCCTATCCTCAATCGCGTTTAAATGGCTAGAAATCCATCTTGATCCAGTGGGTAGAGCCAAAAAGCAAGCGGCCTAA
- a CDS encoding sigma-70 family RNA polymerase sigma factor yields MLGSNSKTLTDQQLVIQSQQGDATAFRHLYQSYQSKVRSTLYQLCGNQNLDDLVQEVFLRVWKGLPRLRQTNYFSTWLYRITWNVANDERRQFAKQAMTQGGDLAELETRLSRHQDSPSLMEMHYQDLVRRGLQSLSFEHRTVLVLHDLEDLPQKEVAEILKLPTGTVKSRLFYARQAIRTFLHEQGVDDAS; encoded by the coding sequence GTGCTAGGGTCAAATTCCAAGACACTGACTGATCAACAGTTAGTCATTCAGAGTCAACAAGGTGATGCAACAGCCTTTCGTCATCTCTACCAGAGCTATCAAAGTAAGGTACGCTCAACCCTTTATCAACTTTGTGGCAACCAAAACCTAGATGATTTGGTGCAAGAAGTTTTTTTGCGGGTTTGGAAAGGCTTACCCAGATTACGACAAACTAACTATTTTTCTACCTGGCTCTATCGCATTACTTGGAATGTGGCCAATGATGAACGACGACAATTTGCGAAACAAGCGATGACTCAAGGTGGCGATCTCGCAGAGTTAGAAACCCGTTTATCTCGCCATCAAGACAGTCCTAGTTTGATGGAAATGCACTACCAAGATCTGGTAAGACGGGGTTTGCAGTCCTTGAGCTTTGAACATCGAACCGTTTTAGTTCTCCACGATCTCGAAGATTTACCTCAAAAAGAAGTTGCCGAGATTCTCAAATTACCGACGGGAACTGTTAAATCTCGTCTTTTTTACGCTCGCCAAGCAATCCGCACCTTTTTGCACGAACAAGGAGTTGATGATGCATCCTGA
- a CDS encoding AI-2E family transporter produces the protein MSNSQLTRYLLLFACSWITILIINYFYGTIALFTTAAIFAALLNYPVVWLSRYMPRGLAIAITFIVALALLLGLVTGIGLQAINQGQGLVTHLKDALKQQDLLPYQDFLERLDIGKVIDKLQAGLASGLGIVQGIFSSVFAGIFGAVISLYMLIDGDKLWQSCLKLLPLTSRDRFAQTFRQSFLGFIRGQLLLMLFLSITSFLIFTLLGVNYSLVFAMIVGILDAIPGIGATLGVLIVTLLVFSSQGLAIAVKVIIACIILQQIQDNIIRPKVMGNALELNPIVLFLALFIGERVAGLLGVFLSIPIAGMIAIWMRAIKEDKVQLESEEGSFSEPPET, from the coding sequence TTGAGTAATTCTCAATTAACCCGCTATTTATTATTGTTTGCCTGTAGCTGGATCACTATACTAATTATTAACTATTTTTATGGCACGATCGCCTTATTTACCACGGCTGCTATTTTTGCCGCCCTCTTAAATTATCCAGTGGTTTGGTTATCTCGTTATATGCCGAGGGGATTAGCGATCGCCATTACGTTTATAGTGGCCTTAGCCTTATTGTTAGGGTTAGTAACCGGCATTGGACTACAGGCGATTAATCAGGGACAAGGTTTAGTCACTCATCTCAAAGATGCACTCAAACAGCAAGATTTATTACCCTACCAGGATTTTCTTGAGCGGCTAGATATCGGCAAGGTCATTGACAAATTACAGGCGGGTTTAGCCTCTGGCTTAGGGATTGTGCAGGGAATTTTTTCGAGTGTCTTTGCCGGTATTTTTGGGGCAGTAATTAGTTTATATATGCTGATTGATGGTGATAAACTTTGGCAGTCTTGCCTTAAGCTACTTCCCCTTACTTCCCGCGATCGCTTTGCCCAGACCTTTCGACAAAGTTTTCTCGGATTTATACGGGGACAATTACTATTAATGCTGTTTTTGTCTATCACCAGTTTCTTGATTTTTACCCTGTTAGGAGTGAACTATTCTTTAGTTTTTGCTATGATTGTGGGTATTCTTGATGCGATTCCGGGAATTGGGGCAACCCTAGGGGTTTTGATCGTGACGTTATTAGTCTTTAGTTCCCAGGGATTAGCGATCGCCGTTAAAGTAATCATTGCTTGTATTATTCTTCAGCAGATTCAAGATAATATTATACGCCCAAAAGTTATGGGCAATGCCCTAGAATTAAATCCCATTGTTCTCTTTTTAGCTCTGTTTATCGGTGAAAGAGTGGCAGGATTGTTGGGAGTTTTTCTGTCTATTCCGATTGCAGGTATGATTGCTATTTGGATGCGAGCGATCAAGGAAGATAAAGTTCAGTTAGAATCAGAAGAAGGAAGTTTTTCTGAACCTCCAGAGACATAA
- a CDS encoding PIN domain-containing protein, protein MNNYPQILIDTGILVAFYDRKDEYHQQSLSFFSNCTSQLITTIACVTEVMWLLAPNTKVQNEFLSALSKRAFLCEHLLPSDYQRIQELNSTYQDLPADFTDLSLIAISERLNISAIATLDKDFNIYRRYRKQPFDRLFLS, encoded by the coding sequence ATGAATAACTATCCCCAGATTTTAATTGATACTGGAATTCTTGTTGCCTTCTATGACCGTAAAGATGAATATCATCAACAGTCTCTTAGTTTTTTTAGTAACTGTACCAGCCAACTCATCACAACCATTGCCTGCGTTACAGAAGTAATGTGGTTACTCGCTCCAAATACAAAAGTTCAAAATGAATTTCTATCTGCTTTATCGAAAAGAGCATTCCTATGTGAGCATTTGCTTCCCTCAGACTATCAAAGAATTCAAGAACTTAATAGTACTTACCAAGATCTGCCCGCAGATTTTACCGATTTATCACTCATTGCTATTTCTGAAAGATTAAACATCTCGGCGATCGCAACTTTAGACAAAGACTTCAATATTTATCGACGCTATCGCAAACAACCCTTTGATCGCTTATTCTTGTCATAG
- a CDS encoding amino acid ABC transporter ATP-binding protein: METTAPIVSCEHLQKNFGTLQVLKGVTGEMYSGDVISIIGPSGCGKSTFLRCLNRLEAISGGKLMVAGVDLSHAHVSQKELRQLRVRVGMVFQHFNLFPHLTVLQNLMLAPQKVLQLSMTEAKERALMYLEKVGLGSKAHNYPDQLSGGQKQRVAIARGLCMKPEVLLFDEPTSALDPELVGEVLGVMKQLAEEGMTMAVVTHEMQFAREVSNKVLFFNQGIVEEAGDPDEVFTNPQSDRLKAFLSRINN; encoded by the coding sequence ATGGAAACAACTGCCCCGATTGTCTCCTGTGAACACCTTCAGAAAAATTTTGGGACGCTACAAGTCCTGAAAGGCGTAACAGGGGAAATGTATTCAGGTGATGTGATTTCAATTATTGGCCCATCGGGCTGCGGAAAAAGTACGTTTCTGCGCTGTTTAAACCGGCTGGAGGCCATTAGTGGGGGAAAATTGATGGTGGCGGGAGTGGATCTGTCCCATGCCCATGTCAGTCAAAAAGAACTGCGACAATTACGGGTGCGGGTGGGAATGGTTTTTCAACATTTTAATTTATTTCCCCATCTCACCGTTTTACAAAACTTAATGTTAGCTCCCCAGAAAGTGTTACAACTCTCGATGACGGAGGCTAAGGAACGCGCTTTAATGTATCTCGAAAAAGTGGGTCTAGGCAGTAAAGCCCATAATTATCCCGATCAACTGTCTGGTGGTCAAAAACAACGGGTGGCGATCGCTCGTGGTCTTTGCATGAAGCCGGAAGTCTTATTGTTTGATGAACCCACCAGTGCTTTAGATCCGGAATTAGTGGGAGAAGTATTGGGGGTTATGAAGCAATTGGCAGAAGAAGGGATGACCATGGCCGTTGTCACCCACGAAATGCAGTTTGCCAGGGAAGTTTCCAATAAAGTGCTCTTTTTCAATCAAGGCATTGTCGAAGAAGCTGGCGACCCCGATGAGGTGTTTACTAATCCCCAAAGCGATCGCCTTAAAGCCTTTCTCAGCCGTATTAATAATTAA
- a CDS encoding transaldolase, which produces MAKTLLEQLREVTIVVADTGDIQAIETFTPRDATTNPSLITAAAQMPQYQEIVDQTLKKARTDLGKQASLSEVVTLAFDRLAVSFGLKILEIIPGRVSTEVDARLSYDTEATIDKAHYLIAQYEAVGMSRDRVLIKIASTWEGIKAAEVLEKEGIHCNLTLLFGLHQAIACAEAGVTLISPFVGRILDWYVKETGQEYSPEDDPGVQSVTKIYNYYKKFGYKTEVMGASFRNIGEIQELAGCDLLTISPKLLDQLRSTEGDLPRKLDPAQVNQDIAKIPMDKAIFEEMHQSDRMASEKLAEGIAGFTKALEALEHLLEERLTRLEGLESITHAAEEIFHAYDLDGDGFITREEWAGMDAVFDAIDDDHDGKITVAEMAAGLGAAFRLTTVG; this is translated from the coding sequence ATGGCCAAAACCTTACTTGAACAACTTCGGGAAGTCACCATTGTGGTAGCCGATACGGGCGATATTCAAGCCATTGAAACCTTTACGCCCAGGGATGCTACGACGAATCCCTCTTTAATTACGGCGGCGGCCCAGATGCCCCAATATCAGGAAATTGTTGATCAAACCCTGAAAAAAGCACGCACAGACCTCGGTAAACAGGCTTCGCTGTCGGAAGTCGTTACTTTGGCCTTTGATCGACTGGCGGTATCCTTTGGACTCAAAATTTTGGAAATTATTCCGGGTCGGGTTTCCACTGAGGTAGATGCCCGTTTGTCCTACGATACAGAGGCCACTATTGACAAGGCCCACTATCTGATTGCCCAATATGAGGCAGTCGGAATGTCCCGCGATCGCGTTTTAATTAAAATTGCTTCTACCTGGGAAGGTATTAAAGCCGCAGAAGTCTTGGAAAAGGAAGGTATTCACTGTAATTTAACCCTGCTCTTTGGACTTCATCAAGCGATCGCCTGTGCAGAAGCGGGAGTGACCTTAATTTCTCCCTTTGTGGGCCGAATTCTAGACTGGTATGTCAAGGAAACGGGGCAAGAGTACAGTCCTGAAGACGATCCGGGTGTGCAGTCTGTAACCAAAATCTATAATTACTACAAAAAGTTTGGTTATAAAACAGAAGTAATGGGAGCGAGTTTCCGCAATATTGGTGAAATTCAGGAATTAGCAGGCTGTGATCTCCTCACTATTTCTCCCAAATTATTGGATCAATTACGCTCGACGGAAGGAGATTTACCCCGCAAACTTGATCCGGCTCAGGTTAATCAAGACATTGCTAAAATCCCAATGGACAAAGCTATTTTTGAGGAAATGCACCAAAGCGATCGCATGGCCTCCGAGAAGTTAGCCGAAGGCATTGCCGGTTTTACCAAAGCCTTAGAAGCCTTGGAACATTTGCTAGAAGAACGACTGACCCGTCTTGAAGGTCTGGAAAGCATTACCCACGCTGCCGAAGAAATTTTCCATGCCTATGATTTGGATGGGGATGGCTTTATTACCCGTGAAGAATGGGCCGGAATGGATGCGGTTTTTGATGCGATCGACGATGATCACGATGGCAAAATTACGGTGGCAGAAATGGCGGCTGGTTTAGGAGCGGCTTTTCGATTAACAACGGTCGGTTAG
- a CDS encoding RusA family crossover junction endodeoxyribonuclease yields MTVRQEAEKYWLSEQKATTGFVMLQVTYFYDAIAIDVDNIVKPIQDAIIGLAYVDDDQITDVLVRKRNLSSNFRIENMTSTLAEGFSRGNEFLHIVVTDAPDQEVLI; encoded by the coding sequence GTGACGGTTCGGCAAGAAGCTGAAAAATACTGGTTGTCAGAGCAAAAAGCAACTACCGGTTTTGTCATGCTGCAAGTAACCTATTTCTATGATGCCATAGCCATAGATGTGGATAATATCGTCAAGCCGATTCAGGATGCCATAATCGGATTAGCCTATGTTGATGATGACCAAATAACTGATGTTCTTGTCAGAAAGCGGAATTTATCGAGTAACTTTAGAATAGAAAATATGACCTCCACTCTAGCAGAAGGTTTTTCTCGTGGAAACGAATTTCTGCATATTGTCGTAACTGATGCTCCTGATCAAGAGGTACTTATCTGA
- a CDS encoding transposase: MLEWWTKNFASCELGDERLNNRAFSIGKKLSEGFGKALSEVFKGGNELKRAYEFLGIRKQTLSR; this comes from the coding sequence ATGTTGGAATGGTGGACAAAAAACTTTGCCAGTTGTGAATTGGGAGACGAGAGGCTAAACAATCGTGCCTTCTCGATTGGGAAAAAGTTAAGTGAGGGGTTTGGAAAAGCCTTATCAGAAGTGTTTAAGGGAGGAAACGAGTTAAAGAGGGCCTATGAATTTTTGGGAATCCGAAAACAGACTTTGTCAAGATAA
- a CDS encoding ISKra4 family transposase, whose amino-acid sequence MKTLVGEVEISQKQARKLKVSPKIVLSPGLEKCCLRASAKTSYQQAEEDIEELMGIKVGHSSLHRLVERTELPLAQAQSESAGVSIDGGKICLRGEEKEGGQWRDYKLVSLHGNVCEAFFQDPEGLKNWSNVQPLSPIVTFLGDGHPAIWNAVESFATQSWLIRREVLDWYHLKENLFKVGGSLKRLEAVEHLLWRGFVNKAIDAFDGVKSKRAKNFQAYLTKHYQRIPDYQYYQQLGIVIGSGDVESKIKQVGARVKLSGARWHLHNVSRILRLRCAYLNHSPLLSVNVLS is encoded by the coding sequence ATCAAAACCCTAGTCGGAGAAGTGGAAATAAGCCAAAAACAAGCCAGAAAACTAAAGGTGTCGCCAAAAATCGTCTTAAGTCCAGGTTTAGAGAAATGCTGTCTAAGAGCCAGTGCGAAAACATCCTACCAACAAGCAGAAGAAGATATAGAGGAGTTGATGGGGATAAAAGTAGGACATAGCAGTTTACATCGCTTGGTAGAACGGACAGAACTGCCCTTAGCTCAAGCTCAGTCAGAGAGTGCGGGGGTCAGTATAGATGGGGGAAAGATTTGTCTGCGGGGCGAGGAGAAGGAAGGGGGACAGTGGCGAGATTATAAACTGGTGAGTCTTCATGGCAATGTCTGTGAAGCCTTTTTCCAAGACCCAGAGGGCTTAAAGAATTGGAGCAATGTTCAACCTTTGTCCCCAATAGTGACCTTTTTGGGAGATGGTCATCCCGCAATCTGGAATGCGGTAGAGAGTTTCGCCACTCAATCGTGGCTGATACGACGAGAGGTGTTGGATTGGTATCATCTCAAGGAGAATCTGTTCAAAGTGGGTGGCTCTCTCAAACGGCTAGAAGCAGTGGAGCATTTACTGTGGCGGGGTTTTGTGAACAAGGCAATAGATGCGTTTGATGGAGTCAAAAGCAAGAGGGCAAAGAATTTTCAAGCCTATTTGACGAAGCATTATCAGCGTATCCCTGATTACCAATACTATCAACAGCTTGGTATTGTGATTGGTTCTGGTGATGTGGAGTCTAAGATTAAACAGGTGGGAGCTAGGGTTAAATTGTCGGGAGCACGTTGGCATCTTCATAATGTTTCTCGTATTCTTCGGCTACGATGTGCTTATCTCAATCACTCTCCTCTTTTGAGTGTCAATGTATTATCTTAA
- a CDS encoding Spy/CpxP family protein refolding chaperone — protein MQFYSVSLLTMLLTVSLGTSFCVANPVLAEGQYLAPTLLVQNRSAKLVDGPNRLMEQLNLSSQQKQDLSTIRQKYQGQMKQLHEQLRTNQEALRTMMSGTASEESIRTKHTEIVQLRQQLENLGFESMLESRAVLTPDQRQQFAQLMEKQRGKMRSKMGNPGDRPPAF, from the coding sequence ATGCAATTCTATTCTGTTTCCTTACTAACAATGCTATTAACGGTGAGTTTAGGGACAAGCTTTTGTGTTGCTAATCCTGTATTGGCTGAAGGTCAATACCTTGCGCCAACCTTACTAGTTCAAAATCGATCTGCTAAACTTGTCGATGGCCCTAATCGCCTGATGGAACAATTAAATCTTTCGAGTCAACAAAAGCAAGATCTATCGACGATTCGACAAAAATATCAAGGACAAATGAAGCAACTCCATGAACAGTTACGCACTAATCAGGAGGCATTGCGTACAATGATGAGTGGAACGGCCTCGGAAGAAAGTATTCGGACTAAACATACGGAGATCGTACAGTTAAGGCAGCAACTCGAAAATTTGGGCTTTGAAAGTATGTTAGAGAGTCGCGCTGTTCTAACTCCCGACCAACGTCAACAATTTGCCCAATTGATGGAAAAACAACGGGGAAAAATGAGATCTAAAATGGGAAATCCAGGGGACAGACCTCCGGCTTTTTAG
- a CDS encoding AAA family ATPase: MHLQRVQVPDFRVLKDIDISFEKEFSPRIFPLVSLNGGGKSTLLQLIFILLHCSADPEKHEFIRNLLAHFDVPKHSEQRTIAKFEIWDGTKAVSLEFFVCQGFYLGALLFFEKNLEEEDINDNSFTFRDWLEIKQQQTPILDYPDNLDEEETEKKSQNIPRLDLPTKYFLSRQFVQNKMREEKRFSQSFAEYDKQIKKLISENNLKLIYDYCVSENGSILYLNLMCRIDSSDRIDDFLAAISQKIFLAAPSTQVFLFLNPNYRKLLFKQDQKTKNYYFRIQEAKSKLVNFYPYDNISIDVLIDSFKQARDKDFEEAIETRHYGNHYQNLLDDFNEFLRDKKINLDKDLSGVNFKAERNGEIIELYPEDLSHGELKRLSLYVWLKHSNIENAIILFDEIEIALHPDWQYQIIRDLEEWGPTNQYILATHSYELCQALTPAHVKEIEPKLLNNVNHS, encoded by the coding sequence ATGCACTTACAACGGGTTCAAGTTCCCGATTTTCGGGTTTTAAAGGATATTGATATTAGCTTTGAGAAGGAGTTTTCTCCTCGTATTTTCCCCCTGGTTAGCTTAAATGGTGGCGGAAAAAGTACGTTATTGCAATTAATTTTTATTCTACTCCACTGTTCGGCTGATCCTGAAAAGCATGAATTTATTCGCAATTTATTGGCTCATTTTGATGTTCCTAAACACTCTGAGCAAAGGACTATAGCAAAGTTTGAGATTTGGGATGGTACAAAAGCTGTCAGTCTTGAATTCTTCGTTTGTCAGGGATTTTATTTAGGGGCATTGTTGTTTTTTGAAAAAAATTTAGAAGAAGAGGATATTAATGATAATTCCTTTACATTTCGGGACTGGTTGGAGATCAAACAGCAACAAACACCTATCCTTGATTATCCTGACAATCTTGACGAAGAAGAAACAGAAAAAAAATCGCAAAATATTCCTAGATTAGACCTTCCAACTAAATACTTTCTAAGTCGTCAATTTGTTCAGAATAAAATGCGAGAAGAAAAAAGATTTTCACAATCATTCGCTGAATATGACAAACAAATCAAAAAACTAATAAGTGAAAATAATTTAAAGCTTATTTATGATTATTGTGTTAGTGAAAATGGCTCAATATTATATCTTAATTTAATGTGTCGTATTGACTCAAGTGATCGAATTGATGATTTTTTAGCGGCAATATCTCAGAAAATATTTTTAGCCGCTCCCTCGACTCAAGTTTTCCTTTTTCTCAACCCTAACTATAGAAAACTTTTATTTAAACAGGATCAGAAAACCAAAAACTATTATTTTAGAATACAAGAAGCAAAATCTAAACTGGTTAATTTTTATCCCTATGATAATATTTCAATAGATGTTCTTATTGACTCTTTTAAACAAGCAAGAGATAAAGATTTTGAGGAGGCAATCGAAACACGCCACTATGGTAATCATTATCAAAACTTACTTGATGATTTTAATGAATTTCTAAGAGATAAAAAAATCAATCTAGACAAAGACTTATCAGGAGTTAATTTTAAAGCAGAAAGGAATGGTGAAATCATAGAACTATATCCTGAAGATTTAAGTCATGGGGAACTCAAAAGACTAAGTTTATATGTTTGGCTAAAACATAGTAATATTGAAAATGCGATTATTCTGTTCGATGAAATTGAAATTGCACTTCATCCTGATTGGCAATATCAAATTATTCGAGACTTGGAAGAATGGGGGCCAACTAATCAATATATTTTAGCGACCCATTCCTACGAACTTTGCCAAGCTTTAACCCCTGCTCATGTTAAAGAAATTGAACCCAAACTTTTGAATAACGTTAATCATTCGTAA
- a CDS encoding Crp/Fnr family transcriptional regulator, with the protein MPYKVNSLWKIQYGMVRGFTWLDDGTMITLGVWGPGDTVSKSFAKVNPYELECVTEVKAALISWNKGADMTHILLSHIQPMQELTIIRSQKTVEAMLIQLFNWLGKKFGTETSKGQLIDFRLTHQDLADILGTTRVTITRSLSQLEKQGFIQRNPLHRFILREEQIWHYEI; encoded by the coding sequence TTGCCGTATAAAGTTAATAGTCTCTGGAAGATTCAGTATGGTATGGTACGAGGTTTTACCTGGCTAGACGATGGCACGATGATTACGTTGGGGGTCTGGGGCCCCGGAGACACGGTGAGTAAAAGCTTTGCTAAGGTTAATCCCTACGAATTGGAATGTGTTACTGAGGTCAAAGCCGCTCTCATTTCCTGGAATAAAGGGGCAGATATGACCCATATTCTCCTTTCCCATATTCAACCGATGCAAGAATTAACCATTATCCGTAGCCAAAAGACGGTAGAAGCTATGCTCATCCAGCTATTTAATTGGCTAGGGAAGAAATTTGGGACAGAAACCTCAAAAGGCCAACTCATTGATTTTCGCTTAACCCATCAAGATTTAGCTGATATTTTAGGAACCACCAGGGTCACAATCACGCGATCGCTCAGTCAATTAGAAAAACAAGGTTTTATTCAGCGCAATCCCCTACACCGTTTTATCTTGCGGGAAGAGCAAATCTGGCACTATGAAATCTAA